CTCGAGTGCCTTGATAAAATTCCCGTTTGCCAGATGGGCGATAGAAATACTGTCGGCAGGCAAAATATTATATTTTGTCTGTAATACCCGGTCGATACTAGCTTCGTCGATCTTCCGCACATTCATACGTTGGGTACGGCTCAGGATAGTAGGCAGAATCATGTCCGGTGCTTCCGATACCAATAAGAAAACCGTCTTTTCCGGCGGCTCTTCAAGCAACTTCAGCAGTTTGTTGGCACACACCGGATGCATTTTCTCCGGCAGCCACACAATCGTAATCTTAAATCCCCCTTCACTGGATTTCAGACTAAGTTTTTTCAGAATCTCATCACTCTCTTTGGCATAAATCAATGCCTGTGAGTTCTCGGCATCCATCTCACCCAACCAGTGGTTTAGGTTAAAGTAAGGATGATTGATGACAAACGGTCGCCAGTCGGCAATATAATCATCGCATACTTCCTTTTTTCCCTTTGCGCTTTTCACGATAGGAAAAACGAAATGTACGTCCGGATGCACCAATTTATTGAATTTCACGCAGGACGGACACACACCGCAGGCATCAGTTCCGCCCCGGTTGGTGCAACTGATATAACGTGCATAAGCAATAGCCAGCGGCATTTTCCCGACCCCTTCCGGGCCGCAGATAAGCTGGGCATGTGGAATACGCCCCTCATTCACTTCCTGAATAAGCCGTTGCTTGATTTCTTCCTGTCCGATTACGTCTCTGAAAAACATATCAATAAATGATTTTGGCTACTTCTTTGATACTGTCTACGGCTCCGATAGAGTAGAAATGAATACTTGGTACTCCATGAGCCATCAACTCCTTGCACTGGGCTACACACCATTCGATACCTACTTGCTCGGCTTCCGCGTCATTCTTGCACTTCAACGCTTCTTTCACCAAGTCTTCCGGCAAATCCACTTTGAAAGTCTTTGGAATCATACTTAGTTGAGACAGCTTCTTGAACGGCTTGATTCCCGGAATGATAGGTATATTGATACCTGCCGCTTTCGCCTGCTCCACAAATTCAAAATATTTCCTGTTATCGTAGAACAACTGCGTCACAGCATATTCCGCCCCGTTCTCCACTTTTTTCTTCAGCCAGTAAAGGTCAGTCTCGATATTGGGAGCTTCTTCGTGCTTCTCCGGATAACAAGCCACCCCGTAAGAAAACGGCGTACTGCTGACTTTCATCTCCGAACCGTCCACAAAAATACCTTTATTGAAATTATTGATTTGTTCCTGCAACTCGATAGCATGATGATAACCGTCACCTTCCGGTGTAAATACCGACTCATGTTTCGCTTTGTCACCACGCAACACCAGTAATTCCGTGATATTCAGAAATTGCAGGTCGAGCAACACATACTCGGTTTCTTCACGTGTGAATCCGCTGCACAAAATATGCGGGACTACCGTAATATTGTATTTGTTCTGAATGGCGGCAGCCACG
The DNA window shown above is from Bacteroides faecium and carries:
- the metF gene encoding methylenetetrahydrofolate reductase [NAD(P)H], producing MKVIDLIHSNKKTAFSFEILPPLKGTGIEKLYQTIDTLREFDPKYINITTHRSEYVYKDLGNGLFQRNRLRRRPGTVAVAAAIQNKYNITVVPHILCSGFTREETEYVLLDLQFLNITELLVLRGDKAKHESVFTPEGDGYHHAIELQEQINNFNKGIFVDGSEMKVSSTPFSYGVACYPEKHEEAPNIETDLYWLKKKVENGAEYAVTQLFYDNRKYFEFVEQAKAAGINIPIIPGIKPFKKLSQLSMIPKTFKVDLPEDLVKEALKCKNDAEAEQVGIEWCVAQCKELMAHGVPSIHFYSIGAVDSIKEVAKIIY
- a CDS encoding DNA polymerase III subunit, with the protein product MFFRDVIGQEEIKQRLIQEVNEGRIPHAQLICGPEGVGKMPLAIAYARYISCTNRGGTDACGVCPSCVKFNKLVHPDVHFVFPIVKSAKGKKEVCDDYIADWRPFVINHPYFNLNHWLGEMDAENSQALIYAKESDEILKKLSLKSSEGGFKITIVWLPEKMHPVCANKLLKLLEEPPEKTVFLLVSEAPDMILPTILSRTQRMNVRKIDEASIDRVLQTKYNILPADSISIAHLANGNFIKALESIHLNEENQLFFELFVSLMRLSYQRKIREMKMWSEQVAGMGRERQKNLLEYCQRMIRENFIFNLHQRDLTYMTINEQNFATRFAPFVNERNVMGIMDELSEAQLHIEQNVNAKMVFFDFSLKMIVLLKQ